A region of Pseudopipra pipra isolate bDixPip1 chromosome 10, bDixPip1.hap1, whole genome shotgun sequence DNA encodes the following proteins:
- the NMD3 gene encoding 60S ribosomal export protein NMD3 isoform X2, with product MEYLGPAQPSQGHILCCQCGVPIPPNPANMCVGCLRAQVDITEGIPKQGTVHFCKQCERYLQPPGTWIQCSLESRELLALCLKKIKASLSKVRLIDAGFIWTEPHSKRLKLKLTVQKEVINGAVLQQVFVVEYVVQSQMCEDCHRIEAKDFWKAVVQVRQKTLHKKTFYYLEQLILKHKLHQNTLRIKEIHDGLDFYYSSKQQAQKMVDFLQCTVPSRSKSSQRLISHDIHSNVYNYKSTFSVEIVPICKDNVVCLSPKLAQSLGNMSQICVCIRVTSAIHLIDPRTLQIAEVDGNTYWRHPFNSLFHPKQLEEFIIMDINRVHEKKKGAGAGARSNKHTLAEAWVRKTSELDTDHQYFCCTHLGHILNPGDLVLGFDLANCNLNDEFANKMNPHNIPDVVLIKKSYDRSKRQRRRNWKLKELERDREAPDTDDERQYQDFLEDLEEDEAIRKNVNIYRNADIPVESDTDEDGPPRISLAEMLEDLHISEDATGGEGAEMLTE from the exons ATGGAGTACCTGGGGCCGGCACAGCCCTCACAGGGACACAT cctgtgctgccagTGCGGGGTGCCCATCCCGCCCAACCCGGCCAACATGTGCGTGGGCTGCCTGCGGGCACAGGTGGACATCACCGAGGGCATCCCCAAGCAGGGCACCGTCCACTTCTGCAAACAGTGTGAAAG GTATCTGCAGCCTCCAGGAACCTGGATCCAGTGCTCCTTGGAATCAAGAGAGCTTCTTGCTTTGtgcctgaaaaaaatcaaagcttcCCTGAGCAAG GTCCGGCTGATTGATGCAGGTTTCATTTGGACAGAACCACATTCCAAGAGGCTGAAGCTGAAGCTGACTGTTCAGAAGGAG GTGATAAATGGAGCAGTTCTGCAGCAGGTGTTTGTGGTGGAATATGTTGTCCAGTCTCAGATGTGTGAAGACTGTCACAGGATTGAGGCCAAGGATTTCTGGAAAGCTGTAGTGCAAGTCAGACAAAAG ACTCTGCACAAGAAGACTTTCTACTATTTGGAGCAGCTGATTTTAAAGCACAAGCTCCATCAAAATACACTTCGCATCAAGGAAATCCACG ATGGCCTGGATTTTTATTACTCTTCAAAGCAACAGGCCCAGAAGATGGTGGACTTTCTTCAGTGTACAGTTCCATCTAG ATCAAAATCGTCCCAACGTTTGATCTCCCATGACATTCACAGTAATGTCTACAACTACAAAAGCACTTTCTCTGTGGAAATCGTTCCAATATGCAAG GACAATGTTGTGTGTCTGTCACCAAAACTGGCACAGAGCCTGGGGAACATGAGCCAGATCTGTGTGTGCATTCGAGTGACAAGTGCCATCCACCTCATCGACCCCAGAACTCTGCAGA ttgctgAAGTGGATGGGAATACCTACTGGCGCCACCCTTTCAACAGCTTGTTCCACCCCAAGCAGCTAGAGGAGTTTATCATCATGGACATCAACAGGGTCCACGAGAAGAAAAAAGGTGCTGGGGCAGGTGCAAGGTCAAACAAG CACACTCTGGCCGAGGCCTGGGTCCGGAAAACCTCGGAGCTGGACACGGATCATCAGTACTTCTGCTGCACACACCTGGGGCACATCCTGAACCCTGGGGACCTTGTCTTGGG GTTCGACTTGGCCAACTGCAACTTAAATGACGAGTTTGCCAACAAAATGAACCCACACAATATTCCTGATGTG GTGCTGATCAAGAAGAGCTACGACCGCAGCAAACGGCAGCGGCGCCGGAACTggaagctgaaggagctggagagggacagggaagcCCCGGATACAGATGATGAAAG GCAATACCAGGACTTCCTGGAAGATCTGGAAGAGGATGAAGCCATAAGGAAGAATGTCAACATTTACAGAA aTGCAGATATTCCAGTGGAGAGTGACACAGATGAGGATGGGCCCCCCAGGATCAGCCTGGCTGAAATGCTGGAGGATCTCCATATTTCTGAGGATGCCActggtggggagggagcagaaATGTTGACAGAATAA
- the NMD3 gene encoding 60S ribosomal export protein NMD3 isoform X1: protein MGAMEYLGPAQPSQGHILCCQCGVPIPPNPANMCVGCLRAQVDITEGIPKQGTVHFCKQCERYLQPPGTWIQCSLESRELLALCLKKIKASLSKVRLIDAGFIWTEPHSKRLKLKLTVQKEVINGAVLQQVFVVEYVVQSQMCEDCHRIEAKDFWKAVVQVRQKTLHKKTFYYLEQLILKHKLHQNTLRIKEIHDGLDFYYSSKQQAQKMVDFLQCTVPSRSKSSQRLISHDIHSNVYNYKSTFSVEIVPICKDNVVCLSPKLAQSLGNMSQICVCIRVTSAIHLIDPRTLQIAEVDGNTYWRHPFNSLFHPKQLEEFIIMDINRVHEKKKGAGAGARSNKHTLAEAWVRKTSELDTDHQYFCCTHLGHILNPGDLVLGFDLANCNLNDEFANKMNPHNIPDVVLIKKSYDRSKRQRRRNWKLKELERDREAPDTDDERQYQDFLEDLEEDEAIRKNVNIYRNADIPVESDTDEDGPPRISLAEMLEDLHISEDATGGEGAEMLTE from the exons ATGGGGGCCATGGAGTACCTGGGGCCGGCACAGCCCTCACAGGGACACAT cctgtgctgccagTGCGGGGTGCCCATCCCGCCCAACCCGGCCAACATGTGCGTGGGCTGCCTGCGGGCACAGGTGGACATCACCGAGGGCATCCCCAAGCAGGGCACCGTCCACTTCTGCAAACAGTGTGAAAG GTATCTGCAGCCTCCAGGAACCTGGATCCAGTGCTCCTTGGAATCAAGAGAGCTTCTTGCTTTGtgcctgaaaaaaatcaaagcttcCCTGAGCAAG GTCCGGCTGATTGATGCAGGTTTCATTTGGACAGAACCACATTCCAAGAGGCTGAAGCTGAAGCTGACTGTTCAGAAGGAG GTGATAAATGGAGCAGTTCTGCAGCAGGTGTTTGTGGTGGAATATGTTGTCCAGTCTCAGATGTGTGAAGACTGTCACAGGATTGAGGCCAAGGATTTCTGGAAAGCTGTAGTGCAAGTCAGACAAAAG ACTCTGCACAAGAAGACTTTCTACTATTTGGAGCAGCTGATTTTAAAGCACAAGCTCCATCAAAATACACTTCGCATCAAGGAAATCCACG ATGGCCTGGATTTTTATTACTCTTCAAAGCAACAGGCCCAGAAGATGGTGGACTTTCTTCAGTGTACAGTTCCATCTAG ATCAAAATCGTCCCAACGTTTGATCTCCCATGACATTCACAGTAATGTCTACAACTACAAAAGCACTTTCTCTGTGGAAATCGTTCCAATATGCAAG GACAATGTTGTGTGTCTGTCACCAAAACTGGCACAGAGCCTGGGGAACATGAGCCAGATCTGTGTGTGCATTCGAGTGACAAGTGCCATCCACCTCATCGACCCCAGAACTCTGCAGA ttgctgAAGTGGATGGGAATACCTACTGGCGCCACCCTTTCAACAGCTTGTTCCACCCCAAGCAGCTAGAGGAGTTTATCATCATGGACATCAACAGGGTCCACGAGAAGAAAAAAGGTGCTGGGGCAGGTGCAAGGTCAAACAAG CACACTCTGGCCGAGGCCTGGGTCCGGAAAACCTCGGAGCTGGACACGGATCATCAGTACTTCTGCTGCACACACCTGGGGCACATCCTGAACCCTGGGGACCTTGTCTTGGG GTTCGACTTGGCCAACTGCAACTTAAATGACGAGTTTGCCAACAAAATGAACCCACACAATATTCCTGATGTG GTGCTGATCAAGAAGAGCTACGACCGCAGCAAACGGCAGCGGCGCCGGAACTggaagctgaaggagctggagagggacagggaagcCCCGGATACAGATGATGAAAG GCAATACCAGGACTTCCTGGAAGATCTGGAAGAGGATGAAGCCATAAGGAAGAATGTCAACATTTACAGAA aTGCAGATATTCCAGTGGAGAGTGACACAGATGAGGATGGGCCCCCCAGGATCAGCCTGGCTGAAATGCTGGAGGATCTCCATATTTCTGAGGATGCCActggtggggagggagcagaaATGTTGACAGAATAA